The Bombus vancouverensis nearcticus chromosome 17, iyBomVanc1_principal, whole genome shotgun sequence genome has a window encoding:
- the KrT95D gene encoding phosphofurin acidic cluster sorting protein KrT95D isoform X3, translating into MAERTKTTAPATRPVPMKLFASWEVDCTAPNCIPRIMEERKRSSVRIMRGKVAKNCKWLCSLTLTRLVILRPLGSDLTSISIAVKMQSSKRTLRSNEMAIPTGGMLDTELELQFALQYPHFLKRDGNKLLIQLQRRKRYKNRTMLGYKTLAEGVINMAQVLQKQMDLELELVSDKAEKYGGHSVVLARVSVVALSSQPVDQDKRLMNDPNERLCPEYSDEEEEFSSEGEAEGSDSEPTLEMGHRRKTRAKIPPNARQRNLKQKFIALLKRRFRVSEDLDQDQEEIGQKLSGAEMEIEELFDELENFSDSGPELDTMSVSSTPKPSLRPFFSSSRSLLAPPHSVVTNEETGNTAATAIGQQSAGQPAKEKQRIGHTTPERGVDRQSDDSSRRADSDSHPENWTDHEANDPPNYVTGSPPKSEQHNKAENTDKRSRLFTRDRGVPATNKSKKHSLSVDLKPPADLNSSEPRKALVEQLSRVLPDDSLPDAVSLVSLADPGAAVLATRLQERNHRVLTTASPADIRATFTCLVTRIQKFCNSSAKPPAPIKVVIAGGDGFVNAVLRHYVDQLSFRPQSYLKFFVVPLGSNTLSKYLGSIDAKYSMLFGDEWKELLEREGGGASEGAARVSEYLASAGTTLLLPIAEAMVTYRETDDSSQIFIPFINDVRVGCPDSSSSASVDLEESNVTMSGSPPSLPPPALPVPLPGRLTPPSSPNVGQPTREGWEPVELQLDYWSKQTQGEKGKNTLRQAFRALHVQRLPPLGETPGHYLSMNYTTKEKKQKIMRLGKKKEKEKENEPKSQTVEGVTRLICSAKTHNIPLRVSIDGTEWYGVKFFQLSAQWQTHIKTFPIAMLEYSPQQQAANPT; encoded by the exons GTTATGCTCGTTGACCTTGACGCGGCTGGTGATTTTACGGCCATTAGGCTCCGATTTAACGTCGATTAGCATCGCGGTGAAGATGCAGAGCTCGAAGAGGACGCTGCGCTCCAACGAGATGGCCATTCCAACCGGTGGCATGCTGGACACCGAGCTAGAGCTGCAATTCGCGCTTCAGTATCCGCATTTCCTGAAGAGGGACGGCAACAAGCTGCTGATACAACTGCAGAGGAGAAAACGCTATAAAAATCGCACGATGCTCGGGTACAAGACGCTAGCCGAGGGAGTTATCAATATGGCTCAG GTTCTCCAGAAGCAGATGGACCTGGAGCTGGAGCTAGTGTCTGACAAGGCGGAGAAGTACGGTGGCCATTCGGTTGTGTTAGCCCGCGTGAGCGTGGTCGCGCTCAGCTCCCAGCCGGTCGACCAGGACAAAAGACTGATGAACGACCCGAACGAGAGGCTCTGCCCCGAGTATAGCGACGAGGAGGAAGAGTTCAGCTCAGAGGGTGAAGCGGAAGGCAGCGACAGCGAGCCAACTCTTGAGATGGGACACAGACGAAAGACCCGGGCGAAGATTCCGCCCAACGCCAGG CAAAGAAATCTAAAGCAGAAATTCATAGCGCTGCTGAAAAGACGGTTCAGGGTATCCGAGGACCTCGATCAAGATCAAGAAGAAATCGGGCAAAAGCTGTCAG GGGCAGAAATGGAAATCGAGGAACTGTTCGACGAACTGGAAAATTTTTCAGACAGTGGCCCCGAATTGGACACGATGTCCGTCAGTAGCACGCCCAAGCCGTCCCTGCGCCCTTTCTTCAGCTCTAGTCGATCTCTTCTCGCGCCTCCTCACTCCG TAGTAACCAACGAGGAGACCGGAAACACTGCTGCTACAGCCATAGGTCAGCAGAGCGCAGGTCAGCCAGCTAAAGAGAAACAGCGTATCGGACACACCACTCCAG AACGTGGCGTGGATAGGCAAAGTGACGATAGTTCCCGAAGAGCGGACAGCGATTCGCACCCGGAAAATTGGACGGATCACGAGGCGAACGATCCGCCGAATTACGTGACGGGCTCGCCGCCCAAATCGGAACAGCATAACAAGGCCGAGAACACGGACAAACGGAGCAGGCTTTTTACTCGCGACAGAGGCGTGCCGGCCACCAATAAGTCCAAAAAGCATAGCCTCAGTGTGGACCTGAAGCCTCCTGCCGACTTGAATAGCTCGGAG CCGAGGAAAGCGTTGGTCGAGCAATTAAGCCGAGTTTTGCCGGATGACAGTTTGCCGGACGCTGTGTCGTTGGTGTCGCTGGCTGATCCTGGCGCGGCTGTGCTGGCCACGAGACTTCAAGAAAGGAACCACAGGGTCCTGACGACCGCCTCTCCGGCGGATATTCGTGCCACGTTCACGTGCTTGGTCACGCGAATACAGAAATT TTGTAACAGCTCCGCTAAGCCGCCGGCACCGATCAAAGTAGTCATTGCCGGTGGTGACGGTTTCGTGAATGCAGTGCTCCGCCACTATGTGGATCAGCTAAGTTTCCGACCGCAGAGTTATCTCAAGTTCTTCGTCGTGCCTCTGGGCTCCAATACGTTGTCCAAATACCTCGGCTCCATAGACGCCAAGTACTCGATGTTGTTCGGTGACGAGTGGAAAGAATTGTTGGAAAGGGAGGGCGGTGGCGCGAGCGAGGGTGCGGCCAGAGTTTCCGAGTATTTGGCTTCGGCTGGTACAACCTTGCTACTGCCGATTGCGGAAGCCATGGTTACCTACAG AGAAACAGACGACAGCAGCCAAATCTTCATCCCATTCATAAACGACGTCCGCGTGGGTTGTCCGGACAGCAGTTCCTCCGCGTCGGTTGACCTCGAAGAGAGCAACGTGACCATGTCTGGCTCTCCACCTTCTCTGCCACCCCCTGCATTACCTGTTCCACTTCCTGGTAGGTTAACGCCACCAAGCAGCCCGAACGTCGGTCAACCAACGAGGGAAGGCTGGGAACCGGTCGAGTTACAACTCGATTATTGGAGCAAGCAAACACAGGGTGAAAAGGGCAAGAACACATTAAGACAGGCGTTTAGGGCGTTACACGTTCAGAGACTTCCGCCTCTGGGTGAAACTCCTGGCCACTATTTGTCCATGAACTACACCACAAAGGAGAAGAAACAGAAAA TAATGAGACTGggtaagaagaaagagaaagagaaggaaaacgaGCCAAAGAGTCAAACGGTGGAAGGCGTGACACGACTTATATGCTCTGCGAAGACTCACAACATTCCATTAAGAG TGAGCATCGACGGTACCGAGTGGTACGGCGTGAAATTCTTCCAACTGTCGGCGCAGTGGCAGACGCACATCAAGACGTTCCCGATAGCGATGTTGGAGTACAGCCCCCAGCAACAAGCAGCGAACCCCACGTAA
- the KrT95D gene encoding phosphofurin acidic cluster sorting protein KrT95D isoform X1 has product MAERTKTTAPATRPVPMKLFASWEVDCTAPNCIPRIMEERKRSSVRIMRGKVAKNCKWLCSLTLTRLVILRPLGSDLTSISIAVKMQSSKRTLRSNEMAIPTGGMLDTELELQFALQYPHFLKRDGNKLLIQLQRRKRYKNRTMLGYKTLAEGVINMAQVLQKQMDLELELVSDKAEKYGGHSVVLARVSVVALSSQPVDQDKRLMNDPNERLCPEYSDEEEEFSSEGEAEGSDSEPTLEMGHRRKTRAKIPPNARQRNLKQKFIALLKRRFRVSEDLDQDQEEIGQKLSDSLTGFVKGAEMEIEELFDELENFSDSGPELDTMSVSSTPKPSLRPFFSSSRSLLAPPHSVVTNEETGNTAATAIGQQSAGQPAKEKQRIGHTTPERGVDRQSDDSSRRADSDSHPENWTDHEANDPPNYVTGSPPKSEQHNKAENTDKRSRLFTRDRGVPATNKSKKHSLSVDLKPPADLNSSEPRKALVEQLSRVLPDDSLPDAVSLVSLADPGAAVLATRLQERNHRVLTTASPADIRATFTCLVTRIQKFCNSSAKPPAPIKVVIAGGDGFVNAVLRHYVDQLSFRPQSYLKFFVVPLGSNTLSKYLGSIDAKYSMLFGDEWKELLEREGGGASEGAARVSEYLASAGTTLLLPIAEAMVTYRETDDSSQIFIPFINDVRVGCPDSSSSASVDLEESNVTMSGSPPSLPPPALPVPLPGRLTPPSSPNVGQPTREGWEPVELQLDYWSKQTQGEKGKNTLRQAFRALHVQRLPPLGETPGHYLSMNYTTKEKKQKIMRLGKKKEKEKENEPKSQTVEGVTRLICSAKTHNIPLRVSIDGTEWYGVKFFQLSAQWQTHIKTFPIAMLEYSPQQQAANPT; this is encoded by the exons GTTATGCTCGTTGACCTTGACGCGGCTGGTGATTTTACGGCCATTAGGCTCCGATTTAACGTCGATTAGCATCGCGGTGAAGATGCAGAGCTCGAAGAGGACGCTGCGCTCCAACGAGATGGCCATTCCAACCGGTGGCATGCTGGACACCGAGCTAGAGCTGCAATTCGCGCTTCAGTATCCGCATTTCCTGAAGAGGGACGGCAACAAGCTGCTGATACAACTGCAGAGGAGAAAACGCTATAAAAATCGCACGATGCTCGGGTACAAGACGCTAGCCGAGGGAGTTATCAATATGGCTCAG GTTCTCCAGAAGCAGATGGACCTGGAGCTGGAGCTAGTGTCTGACAAGGCGGAGAAGTACGGTGGCCATTCGGTTGTGTTAGCCCGCGTGAGCGTGGTCGCGCTCAGCTCCCAGCCGGTCGACCAGGACAAAAGACTGATGAACGACCCGAACGAGAGGCTCTGCCCCGAGTATAGCGACGAGGAGGAAGAGTTCAGCTCAGAGGGTGAAGCGGAAGGCAGCGACAGCGAGCCAACTCTTGAGATGGGACACAGACGAAAGACCCGGGCGAAGATTCCGCCCAACGCCAGG CAAAGAAATCTAAAGCAGAAATTCATAGCGCTGCTGAAAAGACGGTTCAGGGTATCCGAGGACCTCGATCAAGATCAAGAAGAAATCGGGCAAAAGCTGTCAG ACTCGTTAACTGGATTTGTTAAAGGGGCAGAAATGGAAATCGAGGAACTGTTCGACGAACTGGAAAATTTTTCAGACAGTGGCCCCGAATTGGACACGATGTCCGTCAGTAGCACGCCCAAGCCGTCCCTGCGCCCTTTCTTCAGCTCTAGTCGATCTCTTCTCGCGCCTCCTCACTCCG TAGTAACCAACGAGGAGACCGGAAACACTGCTGCTACAGCCATAGGTCAGCAGAGCGCAGGTCAGCCAGCTAAAGAGAAACAGCGTATCGGACACACCACTCCAG AACGTGGCGTGGATAGGCAAAGTGACGATAGTTCCCGAAGAGCGGACAGCGATTCGCACCCGGAAAATTGGACGGATCACGAGGCGAACGATCCGCCGAATTACGTGACGGGCTCGCCGCCCAAATCGGAACAGCATAACAAGGCCGAGAACACGGACAAACGGAGCAGGCTTTTTACTCGCGACAGAGGCGTGCCGGCCACCAATAAGTCCAAAAAGCATAGCCTCAGTGTGGACCTGAAGCCTCCTGCCGACTTGAATAGCTCGGAG CCGAGGAAAGCGTTGGTCGAGCAATTAAGCCGAGTTTTGCCGGATGACAGTTTGCCGGACGCTGTGTCGTTGGTGTCGCTGGCTGATCCTGGCGCGGCTGTGCTGGCCACGAGACTTCAAGAAAGGAACCACAGGGTCCTGACGACCGCCTCTCCGGCGGATATTCGTGCCACGTTCACGTGCTTGGTCACGCGAATACAGAAATT TTGTAACAGCTCCGCTAAGCCGCCGGCACCGATCAAAGTAGTCATTGCCGGTGGTGACGGTTTCGTGAATGCAGTGCTCCGCCACTATGTGGATCAGCTAAGTTTCCGACCGCAGAGTTATCTCAAGTTCTTCGTCGTGCCTCTGGGCTCCAATACGTTGTCCAAATACCTCGGCTCCATAGACGCCAAGTACTCGATGTTGTTCGGTGACGAGTGGAAAGAATTGTTGGAAAGGGAGGGCGGTGGCGCGAGCGAGGGTGCGGCCAGAGTTTCCGAGTATTTGGCTTCGGCTGGTACAACCTTGCTACTGCCGATTGCGGAAGCCATGGTTACCTACAG AGAAACAGACGACAGCAGCCAAATCTTCATCCCATTCATAAACGACGTCCGCGTGGGTTGTCCGGACAGCAGTTCCTCCGCGTCGGTTGACCTCGAAGAGAGCAACGTGACCATGTCTGGCTCTCCACCTTCTCTGCCACCCCCTGCATTACCTGTTCCACTTCCTGGTAGGTTAACGCCACCAAGCAGCCCGAACGTCGGTCAACCAACGAGGGAAGGCTGGGAACCGGTCGAGTTACAACTCGATTATTGGAGCAAGCAAACACAGGGTGAAAAGGGCAAGAACACATTAAGACAGGCGTTTAGGGCGTTACACGTTCAGAGACTTCCGCCTCTGGGTGAAACTCCTGGCCACTATTTGTCCATGAACTACACCACAAAGGAGAAGAAACAGAAAA TAATGAGACTGggtaagaagaaagagaaagagaaggaaaacgaGCCAAAGAGTCAAACGGTGGAAGGCGTGACACGACTTATATGCTCTGCGAAGACTCACAACATTCCATTAAGAG TGAGCATCGACGGTACCGAGTGGTACGGCGTGAAATTCTTCCAACTGTCGGCGCAGTGGCAGACGCACATCAAGACGTTCCCGATAGCGATGTTGGAGTACAGCCCCCAGCAACAAGCAGCGAACCCCACGTAA
- the KrT95D gene encoding phosphofurin acidic cluster sorting protein KrT95D isoform X5: MAERTKTTAPATRPVPMKLFASWEVDCTAPNCIPRLCSLTLTRLVILRPLGSDLTSISIAVKMQSSKRTLRSNEMAIPTGGMLDTELELQFALQYPHFLKRDGNKLLIQLQRRKRYKNRTMLGYKTLAEGVINMAQVLQKQMDLELELVSDKAEKYGGHSVVLARVSVVALSSQPVDQDKRLMNDPNERLCPEYSDEEEEFSSEGEAEGSDSEPTLEMGHRRKTRAKIPPNARQRNLKQKFIALLKRRFRVSEDLDQDQEEIGQKLSGAEMEIEELFDELENFSDSGPELDTMSVSSTPKPSLRPFFSSSRSLLAPPHSVVTNEETGNTAATAIGQQSAGQPAKEKQRIGHTTPERGVDRQSDDSSRRADSDSHPENWTDHEANDPPNYVTGSPPKSEQHNKAENTDKRSRLFTRDRGVPATNKSKKHSLSVDLKPPADLNSSEPRKALVEQLSRVLPDDSLPDAVSLVSLADPGAAVLATRLQERNHRVLTTASPADIRATFTCLVTRIQKFCNSSAKPPAPIKVVIAGGDGFVNAVLRHYVDQLSFRPQSYLKFFVVPLGSNTLSKYLGSIDAKYSMLFGDEWKELLEREGGGASEGAARVSEYLASAGTTLLLPIAEAMVTYRETDDSSQIFIPFINDVRVGCPDSSSSASVDLEESNVTMSGSPPSLPPPALPVPLPGRLTPPSSPNVGQPTREGWEPVELQLDYWSKQTQGEKGKNTLRQAFRALHVQRLPPLGETPGHYLSMNYTTKEKKQKIMRLGKKKEKEKENEPKSQTVEGVTRLICSAKTHNIPLRVSIDGTEWYGVKFFQLSAQWQTHIKTFPIAMLEYSPQQQAANPT; the protein is encoded by the exons GTTATGCTCGTTGACCTTGACGCGGCTGGTGATTTTACGGCCATTAGGCTCCGATTTAACGTCGATTAGCATCGCGGTGAAGATGCAGAGCTCGAAGAGGACGCTGCGCTCCAACGAGATGGCCATTCCAACCGGTGGCATGCTGGACACCGAGCTAGAGCTGCAATTCGCGCTTCAGTATCCGCATTTCCTGAAGAGGGACGGCAACAAGCTGCTGATACAACTGCAGAGGAGAAAACGCTATAAAAATCGCACGATGCTCGGGTACAAGACGCTAGCCGAGGGAGTTATCAATATGGCTCAG GTTCTCCAGAAGCAGATGGACCTGGAGCTGGAGCTAGTGTCTGACAAGGCGGAGAAGTACGGTGGCCATTCGGTTGTGTTAGCCCGCGTGAGCGTGGTCGCGCTCAGCTCCCAGCCGGTCGACCAGGACAAAAGACTGATGAACGACCCGAACGAGAGGCTCTGCCCCGAGTATAGCGACGAGGAGGAAGAGTTCAGCTCAGAGGGTGAAGCGGAAGGCAGCGACAGCGAGCCAACTCTTGAGATGGGACACAGACGAAAGACCCGGGCGAAGATTCCGCCCAACGCCAGG CAAAGAAATCTAAAGCAGAAATTCATAGCGCTGCTGAAAAGACGGTTCAGGGTATCCGAGGACCTCGATCAAGATCAAGAAGAAATCGGGCAAAAGCTGTCAG GGGCAGAAATGGAAATCGAGGAACTGTTCGACGAACTGGAAAATTTTTCAGACAGTGGCCCCGAATTGGACACGATGTCCGTCAGTAGCACGCCCAAGCCGTCCCTGCGCCCTTTCTTCAGCTCTAGTCGATCTCTTCTCGCGCCTCCTCACTCCG TAGTAACCAACGAGGAGACCGGAAACACTGCTGCTACAGCCATAGGTCAGCAGAGCGCAGGTCAGCCAGCTAAAGAGAAACAGCGTATCGGACACACCACTCCAG AACGTGGCGTGGATAGGCAAAGTGACGATAGTTCCCGAAGAGCGGACAGCGATTCGCACCCGGAAAATTGGACGGATCACGAGGCGAACGATCCGCCGAATTACGTGACGGGCTCGCCGCCCAAATCGGAACAGCATAACAAGGCCGAGAACACGGACAAACGGAGCAGGCTTTTTACTCGCGACAGAGGCGTGCCGGCCACCAATAAGTCCAAAAAGCATAGCCTCAGTGTGGACCTGAAGCCTCCTGCCGACTTGAATAGCTCGGAG CCGAGGAAAGCGTTGGTCGAGCAATTAAGCCGAGTTTTGCCGGATGACAGTTTGCCGGACGCTGTGTCGTTGGTGTCGCTGGCTGATCCTGGCGCGGCTGTGCTGGCCACGAGACTTCAAGAAAGGAACCACAGGGTCCTGACGACCGCCTCTCCGGCGGATATTCGTGCCACGTTCACGTGCTTGGTCACGCGAATACAGAAATT TTGTAACAGCTCCGCTAAGCCGCCGGCACCGATCAAAGTAGTCATTGCCGGTGGTGACGGTTTCGTGAATGCAGTGCTCCGCCACTATGTGGATCAGCTAAGTTTCCGACCGCAGAGTTATCTCAAGTTCTTCGTCGTGCCTCTGGGCTCCAATACGTTGTCCAAATACCTCGGCTCCATAGACGCCAAGTACTCGATGTTGTTCGGTGACGAGTGGAAAGAATTGTTGGAAAGGGAGGGCGGTGGCGCGAGCGAGGGTGCGGCCAGAGTTTCCGAGTATTTGGCTTCGGCTGGTACAACCTTGCTACTGCCGATTGCGGAAGCCATGGTTACCTACAG AGAAACAGACGACAGCAGCCAAATCTTCATCCCATTCATAAACGACGTCCGCGTGGGTTGTCCGGACAGCAGTTCCTCCGCGTCGGTTGACCTCGAAGAGAGCAACGTGACCATGTCTGGCTCTCCACCTTCTCTGCCACCCCCTGCATTACCTGTTCCACTTCCTGGTAGGTTAACGCCACCAAGCAGCCCGAACGTCGGTCAACCAACGAGGGAAGGCTGGGAACCGGTCGAGTTACAACTCGATTATTGGAGCAAGCAAACACAGGGTGAAAAGGGCAAGAACACATTAAGACAGGCGTTTAGGGCGTTACACGTTCAGAGACTTCCGCCTCTGGGTGAAACTCCTGGCCACTATTTGTCCATGAACTACACCACAAAGGAGAAGAAACAGAAAA TAATGAGACTGggtaagaagaaagagaaagagaaggaaaacgaGCCAAAGAGTCAAACGGTGGAAGGCGTGACACGACTTATATGCTCTGCGAAGACTCACAACATTCCATTAAGAG TGAGCATCGACGGTACCGAGTGGTACGGCGTGAAATTCTTCCAACTGTCGGCGCAGTGGCAGACGCACATCAAGACGTTCCCGATAGCGATGTTGGAGTACAGCCCCCAGCAACAAGCAGCGAACCCCACGTAA
- the KrT95D gene encoding phosphofurin acidic cluster sorting protein KrT95D isoform X4 codes for MAERTKTTAPATRPVPMKLFASWEVDCTAPNCIPRLCSLTLTRLVILRPLGSDLTSISIAVKMQSSKRTLRSNEMAIPTGGMLDTELELQFALQYPHFLKRDGNKLLIQLQRRKRYKNRTMLGYKTLAEGVINMAQVLQKQMDLELELVSDKAEKYGGHSVVLARVSVVALSSQPVDQDKRLMNDPNERLCPEYSDEEEEFSSEGEAEGSDSEPTLEMGHRRKTRAKIPPNARQRNLKQKFIALLKRRFRVSEDLDQDQEEIGQKLSDSLTGFVKGAEMEIEELFDELENFSDSGPELDTMSVSSTPKPSLRPFFSSSRSLLAPPHSVVTNEETGNTAATAIGQQSAGQPAKEKQRIGHTTPERGVDRQSDDSSRRADSDSHPENWTDHEANDPPNYVTGSPPKSEQHNKAENTDKRSRLFTRDRGVPATNKSKKHSLSVDLKPPADLNSSEPRKALVEQLSRVLPDDSLPDAVSLVSLADPGAAVLATRLQERNHRVLTTASPADIRATFTCLVTRIQKFCNSSAKPPAPIKVVIAGGDGFVNAVLRHYVDQLSFRPQSYLKFFVVPLGSNTLSKYLGSIDAKYSMLFGDEWKELLEREGGGASEGAARVSEYLASAGTTLLLPIAEAMVTYRETDDSSQIFIPFINDVRVGCPDSSSSASVDLEESNVTMSGSPPSLPPPALPVPLPGRLTPPSSPNVGQPTREGWEPVELQLDYWSKQTQGEKGKNTLRQAFRALHVQRLPPLGETPGHYLSMNYTTKEKKQKIMRLGKKKEKEKENEPKSQTVEGVTRLICSAKTHNIPLRVSIDGTEWYGVKFFQLSAQWQTHIKTFPIAMLEYSPQQQAANPT; via the exons GTTATGCTCGTTGACCTTGACGCGGCTGGTGATTTTACGGCCATTAGGCTCCGATTTAACGTCGATTAGCATCGCGGTGAAGATGCAGAGCTCGAAGAGGACGCTGCGCTCCAACGAGATGGCCATTCCAACCGGTGGCATGCTGGACACCGAGCTAGAGCTGCAATTCGCGCTTCAGTATCCGCATTTCCTGAAGAGGGACGGCAACAAGCTGCTGATACAACTGCAGAGGAGAAAACGCTATAAAAATCGCACGATGCTCGGGTACAAGACGCTAGCCGAGGGAGTTATCAATATGGCTCAG GTTCTCCAGAAGCAGATGGACCTGGAGCTGGAGCTAGTGTCTGACAAGGCGGAGAAGTACGGTGGCCATTCGGTTGTGTTAGCCCGCGTGAGCGTGGTCGCGCTCAGCTCCCAGCCGGTCGACCAGGACAAAAGACTGATGAACGACCCGAACGAGAGGCTCTGCCCCGAGTATAGCGACGAGGAGGAAGAGTTCAGCTCAGAGGGTGAAGCGGAAGGCAGCGACAGCGAGCCAACTCTTGAGATGGGACACAGACGAAAGACCCGGGCGAAGATTCCGCCCAACGCCAGG CAAAGAAATCTAAAGCAGAAATTCATAGCGCTGCTGAAAAGACGGTTCAGGGTATCCGAGGACCTCGATCAAGATCAAGAAGAAATCGGGCAAAAGCTGTCAG ACTCGTTAACTGGATTTGTTAAAGGGGCAGAAATGGAAATCGAGGAACTGTTCGACGAACTGGAAAATTTTTCAGACAGTGGCCCCGAATTGGACACGATGTCCGTCAGTAGCACGCCCAAGCCGTCCCTGCGCCCTTTCTTCAGCTCTAGTCGATCTCTTCTCGCGCCTCCTCACTCCG TAGTAACCAACGAGGAGACCGGAAACACTGCTGCTACAGCCATAGGTCAGCAGAGCGCAGGTCAGCCAGCTAAAGAGAAACAGCGTATCGGACACACCACTCCAG AACGTGGCGTGGATAGGCAAAGTGACGATAGTTCCCGAAGAGCGGACAGCGATTCGCACCCGGAAAATTGGACGGATCACGAGGCGAACGATCCGCCGAATTACGTGACGGGCTCGCCGCCCAAATCGGAACAGCATAACAAGGCCGAGAACACGGACAAACGGAGCAGGCTTTTTACTCGCGACAGAGGCGTGCCGGCCACCAATAAGTCCAAAAAGCATAGCCTCAGTGTGGACCTGAAGCCTCCTGCCGACTTGAATAGCTCGGAG CCGAGGAAAGCGTTGGTCGAGCAATTAAGCCGAGTTTTGCCGGATGACAGTTTGCCGGACGCTGTGTCGTTGGTGTCGCTGGCTGATCCTGGCGCGGCTGTGCTGGCCACGAGACTTCAAGAAAGGAACCACAGGGTCCTGACGACCGCCTCTCCGGCGGATATTCGTGCCACGTTCACGTGCTTGGTCACGCGAATACAGAAATT TTGTAACAGCTCCGCTAAGCCGCCGGCACCGATCAAAGTAGTCATTGCCGGTGGTGACGGTTTCGTGAATGCAGTGCTCCGCCACTATGTGGATCAGCTAAGTTTCCGACCGCAGAGTTATCTCAAGTTCTTCGTCGTGCCTCTGGGCTCCAATACGTTGTCCAAATACCTCGGCTCCATAGACGCCAAGTACTCGATGTTGTTCGGTGACGAGTGGAAAGAATTGTTGGAAAGGGAGGGCGGTGGCGCGAGCGAGGGTGCGGCCAGAGTTTCCGAGTATTTGGCTTCGGCTGGTACAACCTTGCTACTGCCGATTGCGGAAGCCATGGTTACCTACAG AGAAACAGACGACAGCAGCCAAATCTTCATCCCATTCATAAACGACGTCCGCGTGGGTTGTCCGGACAGCAGTTCCTCCGCGTCGGTTGACCTCGAAGAGAGCAACGTGACCATGTCTGGCTCTCCACCTTCTCTGCCACCCCCTGCATTACCTGTTCCACTTCCTGGTAGGTTAACGCCACCAAGCAGCCCGAACGTCGGTCAACCAACGAGGGAAGGCTGGGAACCGGTCGAGTTACAACTCGATTATTGGAGCAAGCAAACACAGGGTGAAAAGGGCAAGAACACATTAAGACAGGCGTTTAGGGCGTTACACGTTCAGAGACTTCCGCCTCTGGGTGAAACTCCTGGCCACTATTTGTCCATGAACTACACCACAAAGGAGAAGAAACAGAAAA TAATGAGACTGggtaagaagaaagagaaagagaaggaaaacgaGCCAAAGAGTCAAACGGTGGAAGGCGTGACACGACTTATATGCTCTGCGAAGACTCACAACATTCCATTAAGAG TGAGCATCGACGGTACCGAGTGGTACGGCGTGAAATTCTTCCAACTGTCGGCGCAGTGGCAGACGCACATCAAGACGTTCCCGATAGCGATGTTGGAGTACAGCCCCCAGCAACAAGCAGCGAACCCCACGTAA